The following proteins are encoded in a genomic region of Holophagales bacterium:
- a CDS encoding carbohydrate kinase, whose protein sequence is MTPRHPSRPGPSPSPRVCVFGEALVDALPGGEVPGGAPFNVACHAAGFGLAPLLVTRVGRDEAGATLLGALAAAGVPASGVGVDAVRPSGRAVVSLRGGVPRFEIPEGAAFDAIDGEAAGRVTKEWGPSVVAFGTLAQRDPVSRAALHEVLSATKALRLADLNLRASWYDGSVVCRALSAAHVVKVSDEELEEVRRLLCLTLRDHEALSADVVRRFRLRALYVTRGAKGAFVAARIGGDVVTFVEVPAAEPPGPVVDTVGAGDAFTSVVLLGLVKGWTAEESLRRGVDFAGAVTRIAGATPGDPAFYAPFLSAWGRGTP, encoded by the coding sequence GTGACGCCGCGCCACCCGTCCCGCCCCGGTCCCTCCCCGTCGCCCCGCGTCTGCGTCTTCGGCGAGGCGCTCGTCGACGCGCTGCCCGGCGGAGAGGTCCCCGGCGGCGCCCCGTTCAACGTCGCCTGCCACGCGGCGGGCTTCGGGCTCGCCCCGCTCCTCGTGACCCGCGTCGGGCGCGACGAGGCGGGCGCGACCCTCCTCGGCGCCCTCGCCGCGGCCGGCGTCCCCGCCTCCGGCGTCGGAGTCGACGCGGTCCGCCCCAGCGGGCGCGCCGTCGTCTCGCTCCGCGGCGGTGTGCCGCGGTTCGAGATCCCCGAGGGGGCCGCATTCGACGCGATCGACGGCGAGGCCGCCGGACGGGTGACGAAGGAGTGGGGCCCCTCGGTCGTGGCGTTCGGGACCCTCGCCCAGAGGGACCCCGTTTCCCGGGCGGCCCTCCACGAGGTCCTCTCGGCCACGAAGGCCCTCCGCCTCGCCGACCTGAACCTGCGCGCCTCCTGGTACGACGGCTCCGTCGTCTGCAGGGCCCTTTCGGCCGCGCACGTCGTCAAGGTGAGCGACGAGGAGCTCGAGGAGGTCCGCCGCCTCCTCTGTCTGACGCTCCGGGACCACGAGGCGCTCTCGGCCGACGTCGTCCGCCGTTTCCGGCTGCGCGCCCTCTACGTCACGCGCGGAGCGAAGGGGGCGTTCGTCGCCGCCCGGATCGGCGGAGACGTCGTGACCTTCGTGGAGGTCCCCGCCGCGGAGCCCCCCGGGCCCGTCGTCGACACCGTCGGGGCCGGCGACGCCTTCACGTCGGTCGTCCTCCTCGGCCTCGTGAAGGGCTGGACGGCCGAGGAGAGCCTCCGCCGCGGCGTCGACTTCGCCGGCGCCGTGACGCGGATCGCGGGGGCCACCCCGGGGGACCCGGCGTTCTACGCCCCGTTCCTCTCGGCGTGGGGACGGGGGACGCCGTGA
- a CDS encoding MarR family transcriptional regulator, producing MGTSGGPESPEEAPLGKALDFMKLLWRLDHALQTASRRMASALGVTGPQRLALRVVGKFPGISPGEVASVLRLHPSTVTVIVKGLERAALVERTEDPVDRRRTRLRLTGAGKRVAVSASGTVEEATRRTLGRVAPADIEAAARVLSALAAELEAPTARGSSRPARRRG from the coding sequence ATGGGAACGTCCGGAGGACCGGAGAGCCCCGAGGAGGCACCGCTCGGAAAGGCTCTCGATTTCATGAAGCTCCTCTGGAGGCTCGACCACGCCCTCCAGACGGCATCGCGGCGCATGGCCTCGGCGCTCGGCGTCACGGGGCCCCAGCGCCTCGCCCTCCGGGTCGTCGGGAAGTTCCCGGGGATCAGCCCCGGGGAGGTCGCGTCCGTCCTGCGCCTCCACCCGAGCACGGTGACCGTCATCGTCAAGGGGCTCGAGCGCGCCGCGCTCGTCGAGCGGACGGAGGACCCCGTGGACCGGAGGCGGACCCGCCTCCGCCTGACGGGCGCGGGGAAGAGGGTCGCCGTCTCCGCATCGGGGACGGTGGAGGAAGCGACGCGCCGCACGCTCGGGCGGGTCGCTCCCGCGGACATCGAGGCCGCCGCGCGCGTCCTCTCGGCGCTCGCCGCCGAGCTGGAAGCCCCTACAGCGCGAGGATCGTCGAGACCAGCCCGACGGCGAGGATGA
- a CDS encoding HAD-IIB family hydrolase: MTGGLYLLHLSLHGLVRGTSPELGRDPDTGGQVTYVLELARALARSPAVARVDLVTRLVEDPAAGPDYAVPQEPLGEKARLVRLPFGPRRYLRKELLWPHLPALVDRCVEYLRAQERLPHLIHTHYADAGYVGVRLSQLLGIPLVHTGHSLGRTKRSRLLAGGRLESGLERQFRFTHRIAAEEEVLENARLVLASTRQEAEEQWGEYDNFRPGRFAVVPPGVDTSRFSPPIPIRTRTSFPAIDRWLRDPHLPLVLAISRPSPKKNLPALVEAFGRDPALRERANLAILPGVRDDVATAEEEAREVFTDLLLAADRHDLWGSIALPKTHTPEDVPEIYRVAARRRGVFVNPALTEPFGLTILEAAASGLPVVATADGGPREILSNCRNGLLVDPRDVDALSQALREALSDSARWSQWSRNGLRRVHDTYSWDGHVERYLALCTRLLRRERKALRRRHAALGATPLARLADASHLLVTDIDDTLIGDEEALARLLRWRVANAPRVAFGVATGRSFPRTLEVLETWKVPVPDVLVTSVGTEIRFAPDLKPDKAWEGHIRHGWRREEVVRALAGAPGLKKQPAVNDGPFKASWDVLPGRTVDLEGVRRLLRARGLAARLVFSQGKFLDVLPVRASKGLAVRFLALRLGLPLESFLVAGDSGNDLEMLVGDTMAVVVGNHKPELEELRGRDRVYFASASFAGGILEGIGHYRFATEDPC, translated from the coding sequence GTGACCGGCGGCCTCTACCTCCTCCACCTGAGCCTCCACGGGCTCGTCCGCGGGACGAGCCCGGAGCTCGGCCGCGACCCCGATACCGGCGGCCAGGTCACCTACGTCCTCGAGCTCGCGCGCGCCCTGGCGCGCTCCCCGGCCGTCGCCCGCGTCGACCTCGTGACGCGCCTCGTCGAGGACCCGGCGGCCGGGCCCGACTACGCCGTGCCCCAGGAGCCGCTCGGGGAGAAGGCCCGCCTCGTGAGGCTCCCCTTCGGGCCGCGGCGGTACCTGCGCAAGGAGCTCCTCTGGCCGCACCTTCCCGCCCTCGTCGACCGCTGCGTCGAGTACCTGCGCGCCCAGGAACGCCTCCCTCACCTGATCCACACCCACTACGCCGACGCGGGCTACGTCGGGGTGCGCCTCTCGCAGCTCCTCGGCATCCCGCTCGTCCACACGGGGCACTCCCTCGGCCGGACGAAGAGGTCCCGCCTCCTCGCCGGCGGCCGGCTCGAGTCGGGCCTCGAGCGCCAGTTCCGGTTCACCCACCGGATCGCCGCGGAGGAGGAGGTCCTCGAGAACGCCCGGCTCGTCCTCGCGAGCACGCGCCAGGAAGCGGAAGAGCAGTGGGGCGAGTACGACAACTTCCGCCCCGGCCGGTTCGCGGTCGTCCCGCCCGGCGTCGACACGTCGCGCTTCTCCCCGCCGATCCCGATCCGCACGCGGACGTCCTTCCCTGCGATAGACCGCTGGCTCCGGGACCCGCACCTCCCGCTCGTCCTCGCCATCAGCCGCCCCTCGCCGAAGAAGAACCTCCCCGCCCTCGTCGAGGCGTTCGGCCGCGACCCGGCCCTGCGGGAAAGGGCGAACCTCGCGATCCTGCCGGGAGTGCGCGACGACGTCGCCACGGCCGAGGAGGAGGCGAGGGAGGTCTTCACGGACCTCCTTCTCGCCGCGGACCGGCACGACCTCTGGGGCTCGATCGCGCTCCCGAAGACGCACACCCCGGAGGACGTCCCGGAGATCTACCGCGTCGCCGCCCGGCGCCGCGGCGTCTTCGTGAACCCCGCTCTCACCGAGCCGTTCGGGCTCACGATCCTCGAGGCGGCCGCGAGCGGCCTCCCCGTCGTCGCGACCGCCGACGGCGGCCCCCGGGAGATCCTCTCGAACTGCCGCAACGGCCTCCTCGTCGACCCCCGCGACGTCGACGCCCTCTCGCAGGCCCTGCGCGAGGCCCTCTCCGACTCCGCCCGCTGGAGCCAGTGGTCCCGCAACGGGCTGCGCCGCGTCCACGACACCTACTCCTGGGACGGACACGTGGAGCGCTACCTCGCCCTCTGCACCCGGCTCCTCCGGCGTGAGCGCAAGGCCCTCCGGCGGCGACACGCCGCGCTCGGGGCGACACCTCTCGCCCGTCTCGCCGACGCCTCGCACCTCCTCGTCACCGACATCGACGACACGCTCATCGGGGACGAGGAGGCGCTCGCGCGGCTCCTTCGGTGGCGGGTCGCGAACGCGCCGAGGGTCGCGTTCGGCGTCGCCACGGGGCGCTCCTTCCCCCGGACCCTCGAGGTCCTCGAGACCTGGAAGGTGCCGGTCCCGGACGTCCTCGTCACCTCCGTCGGCACCGAGATCCGCTTTGCCCCCGACCTGAAGCCCGACAAGGCCTGGGAGGGCCACATCCGCCACGGCTGGAGGCGCGAGGAGGTGGTCCGCGCGCTCGCCGGGGCCCCGGGCCTGAAAAAGCAGCCGGCGGTGAACGACGGGCCGTTCAAGGCGAGCTGGGACGTCCTGCCCGGGAGGACCGTCGACCTCGAAGGAGTGAGGCGACTCCTGCGCGCCCGCGGCCTCGCGGCCCGGCTCGTCTTCTCGCAGGGGAAGTTCCTCGACGTCCTGCCCGTCCGCGCCTCGAAGGGGCTCGCGGTGAGGTTCCTCGCCCTCCGGCTCGGCCTGCCGCTCGAGAGCTTCCTCGTTGCGGGCGATTCGGGGAACGATCTCGAGATGCTCGTCGGCGACACGATGGCCGTCGTCGTCGGCAACCACAAGCCCGAGCTCGAGGAGCTCCGCGGCCGCGACCGCGTCTACTTCGCCTCGGCCTCCTTCGCCGGCGGCATCCTCGAGGGGATCGGGCACTACCGGTTCGCGACGGAGGACCCATGCTGA